From Candidatus Amoebophilus asiaticus 5a2, the proteins below share one genomic window:
- a CDS encoding DUF4255 domain-containing protein has translation MFDACVHTILTEVNRYIKTRIGTNEDQVVYTNYADLELQQRGASVNHKNKIIMSVVDIVQEAINQNPNTYVQQGNNYIIKNLPVNFYVHILFAANYKDSQVLEGLKYLSSIIAFFQYKNHFTTQNTPTLQISNLEEFSAFLVKLDYQQKEALWSCLNTTYMPSVVYKIGLIPITDMPTFWQEIPAINKIDNPS, from the coding sequence GTGTTTGATGCATGTGTTCATACCATTTTAACTGAGGTTAACAGGTATATAAAAACCAGAATAGGCACTAATGAAGATCAAGTAGTTTATACTAATTATGCTGATTTAGAACTTCAACAACGAGGTGCTTCGGTCAACCACAAAAATAAAATTATAATGAGTGTAGTAGATATTGTGCAAGAGGCTATTAACCAAAACCCTAACACATATGTACAACAAGGAAACAACTACATCATTAAAAACCTACCGGTCAATTTTTATGTCCATATACTTTTTGCCGCCAATTATAAAGACAGCCAAGTCTTGGAGGGCTTAAAGTATTTGTCAAGCATTATAGCTTTCTTTCAGTATAAAAATCACTTTACTACACAAAATACACCAACCTTACAGATCTCCAATTTAGAAGAATTTTCAGCATTTCTAGTAAAACTTGACTATCAACAAAAAGAAGCATTATGGAGTTGTCTTAATACTACTTATATGCCTTCTGTAGTTTACAAAATAGGCTTGATTCCTATTACAGACATGCCAACATTTTGGCAAGAGATTCCTGCAATCAACAAAATCGATAATCCGTCCTAA
- a CDS encoding CIS tube protein, translating into MSISKLVIKAYSNESFTTQKGEFSASINPANLKITSSVDYERSQGMGSANMALRYNVSPPKELSFRLIFDNTGIFPDSDKSVKDQLEALQDVVYKFQEDINSPYYVRVIWGVIDFKGKLVGLETSYTMFKSDGAPIRAEVDIVVLEDASASKIATAAKAAAKTANTATTAVLGAATGAAAGAAAAAVTVAAASVAVSPNAPPSVAPDATTAGATLTESELADASTPDTAGAKANTSATGTSQAGGEPAAGTNAAATTTNPQNADTKNIEQAPGATAAATPTTVQQVTPKDKLTGVAKNSLGDPNLAKSLGRVNGLDSLRNLASGLSLAVPLTSLGLLAMLLAMAKKYGSKGANYLKSKAKTGKNKAVAAKDKVKSKL; encoded by the coding sequence ATGAGTATTAGCAAGCTGGTTATAAAAGCATATAGTAATGAGAGCTTTACTACCCAAAAGGGTGAGTTTTCAGCTTCTATCAACCCTGCAAACCTCAAAATTACAAGTAGTGTAGATTATGAGAGGTCTCAAGGTATGGGCTCAGCCAATATGGCGCTTCGCTATAACGTTTCGCCTCCTAAGGAACTGTCGTTTAGACTCATCTTTGATAATACAGGGATCTTTCCAGACTCAGACAAAAGTGTAAAAGATCAGCTAGAAGCTTTGCAAGACGTGGTATATAAGTTCCAGGAAGATATTAATTCACCTTATTACGTGCGGGTTATCTGGGGTGTAATTGATTTTAAAGGTAAATTGGTTGGTTTGGAGACAAGTTATACCATGTTTAAGTCAGATGGTGCTCCAATCCGAGCAGAAGTAGATATAGTGGTATTAGAAGATGCAAGCGCAAGCAAGATTGCCACAGCTGCAAAAGCAGCTGCGAAAACGGCTAATACAGCCACTACTGCAGTATTAGGGGCAGCAACTGGTGCAGCGGCTGGGGCCGCAGCCGCTGCCGTAACCGTAGCAGCAGCGTCGGTTGCTGTAAGCCCTAATGCACCACCTAGTGTAGCGCCTGATGCTACAACTGCTGGAGCTACACTCACAGAATCAGAACTTGCTGACGCCAGCACACCAGACACTGCAGGAGCAAAAGCAAACACTAGTGCAACTGGCACTTCACAAGCAGGAGGAGAACCAGCAGCAGGAACAAATGCCGCAGCCACCACTACCAATCCTCAAAATGCAGATACAAAGAATATAGAGCAGGCACCTGGCGCAACTGCAGCTGCTACCCCTACTACGGTACAACAAGTGACACCCAAAGATAAATTAACTGGTGTTGCTAAAAATTCATTAGGAGATCCAAATCTTGCTAAATCACTAGGCCGTGTAAATGGATTAGACAGCCTTAGGAACTTAGCTTCAGGGCTCTCACTAGCTGTTCCTTTAACATCGCTGGGGCTTTTAGCAATGCTATTGGCAATGGCAAAAAAATACGGTTCAAAGGGTGCTAATTATTTAAAAAGTAAGGCAAAAACAGGTAAAAACAAGGCTGTTGCAGCTAAAGATAAGGTAAAGAGTAAACTTTAA
- a CDS encoding PAAR domain-containing protein, whose amino-acid sequence MPGAATITHKHICPLVTPGLPPIPHAAGGVIIKGCPTVMINGLPAARVTDMLQCAGPPPHPDTIVMGSTTVLIGGLPAARMGSLTAVGGTVQMGSPTVMIGG is encoded by the coding sequence ATGCCTGGTGCAGCTACAATTACTCATAAGCATATATGTCCACTAGTTACACCTGGGCTCCCTCCTATACCTCATGCAGCAGGTGGTGTCATCATTAAAGGATGTCCTACTGTTATGATCAATGGGTTACCTGCCGCACGGGTTACAGATATGCTGCAATGTGCAGGTCCTCCACCCCATCCAGATACCATCGTAATGGGTTCTACAACAGTGCTTATAGGAGGGTTACCAGCAGCCAGAATGGGTAGCCTTACAGCCGTAGGCGGAACAGTACAAATGGGGTCTCCAACCGTAATGATAGGTGGCTAA
- a CDS encoding phage tail protein, producing MGTLIPTLKHSFRVTLENVVDANDPEYFYAIEGLGMMYQIDKYCPGGYGNAYSMPTIYEVENLILKRPVFTTKSKINKWCEQALSSGIFAPTIAHIFILNNDETLNNHWTVEGVYPIGFRLSSLDLESGSPIVIETITLAYSKLTRLDVNPTTS from the coding sequence ATGGGCACACTTATTCCCACGCTTAAACATTCTTTTCGAGTAACCTTAGAAAACGTAGTGGATGCAAATGATCCAGAATATTTTTATGCTATAGAAGGTTTAGGAATGATGTATCAAATAGATAAATATTGCCCAGGAGGATATGGGAATGCTTATAGTATGCCTACAATATATGAAGTAGAAAATTTGATATTAAAAAGGCCTGTTTTTACAACAAAGTCTAAGATTAATAAATGGTGCGAGCAGGCTTTATCTAGTGGCATTTTTGCACCTACTATAGCACACATATTTATATTAAACAATGATGAAACACTTAATAACCATTGGACAGTAGAGGGGGTTTATCCTATAGGATTTAGACTTTCATCCTTAGATTTAGAGTCAGGAAGCCCAATAGTAATAGAAACTATTACCTTAGCTTATTCAAAACTTACTCGGCTCGATGTTAATCCAACTACCTCATAA
- a CDS encoding GPW/gp25 family protein has product MIEESMFLGVGWNFPPSFDRYSKSIEMVRDEIDIHQSLQVLFTTTPGERTMELDYGCDLSPLAFQRLDLNLKTFMINNIKDAIARCEPRIRVKEVKLEEEDNISGLVNIYVSYIIKSTNMPGNLVYAHSFE; this is encoded by the coding sequence ATGATAGAAGAAAGCATGTTTTTGGGAGTTGGATGGAACTTCCCTCCTTCCTTTGATAGATATAGTAAATCAATAGAAATGGTACGAGATGAAATAGATATTCATCAAAGCTTACAGGTATTATTCACAACTACACCTGGTGAAAGAACTATGGAGTTGGATTATGGTTGTGATTTGAGTCCCCTAGCCTTCCAGCGACTAGATCTGAATCTAAAAACCTTTATGATCAACAATATTAAAGATGCGATTGCCCGTTGTGAACCAAGAATACGCGTCAAGGAAGTAAAGCTTGAGGAAGAAGATAATATATCCGGCCTGGTTAATATATACGTAAGCTATATTATAAAGTCTACTAATATGCCAGGGAATTTAGTTTATGCTCACTCTTTTGAATAA
- a CDS encoding phage tail sheath family protein yields the protein MPENLKTPGVYIVEKDTGANAVVQVATAVPVFIGFTERAEINGKSFHMKPVHINSLSEFEIFYGKAPVPVFTVKPAEKGGGDLNMNGQMYTLQQSPYSKFYLYNSLKLFFDNGGADCYIISIGQYGKDPQLLAITPDTFKKAIDTLAGEEVPTMLLMPDSLLLDEEDSSYYSVQTYALQHCGKYMDKVALFDIWGSGEELPLGEDKNKYVTRFRENIGLDNLTYGAAYYPWVKTNIISINDIGYENFNLDSLESLINEAHKPILHNIKTATSEKEKKYWDAGLKNASKEYKLLRKTIADRLNVLPAAPAMAGLYTRTDRSRGVWIAPANQNLNSVIEPAIKITHEDQETLNVDAISGKSINAIRAFRGRGSAIVWGARTLAGNNVEWRYINVRRLFILIEQSIKQASFSVVFQPNVSITWAIVKGSIGNFLTNLWRQGALVGNTPSEAFTVSCGLGETMTQEDINEGIMRIKVQAAASRPAEFIVITFEQKMGGQEGS from the coding sequence ATGCCAGAAAATTTAAAAACTCCCGGCGTATATATCGTCGAGAAGGACACCGGTGCCAATGCTGTGGTTCAGGTGGCAACTGCAGTTCCCGTTTTCATAGGATTTACCGAGCGGGCAGAAATCAATGGAAAATCTTTCCATATGAAGCCGGTGCATATTAACTCTTTATCTGAGTTTGAAATATTCTATGGAAAAGCACCTGTGCCTGTCTTTACCGTTAAACCTGCAGAAAAAGGAGGTGGAGATCTTAATATGAATGGACAAATGTATACCTTACAACAAAGTCCTTATTCAAAATTTTACCTATACAATAGTTTAAAATTATTTTTTGATAATGGTGGTGCAGATTGCTACATCATATCTATTGGACAATATGGTAAAGATCCACAACTGCTAGCAATTACCCCTGATACATTCAAAAAAGCAATAGATACCTTAGCAGGCGAAGAAGTACCTACTATGTTGCTTATGCCCGACTCTCTGCTACTAGATGAAGAAGATTCTTCTTATTATTCTGTACAAACATATGCTTTGCAACATTGTGGCAAATATATGGATAAAGTAGCGCTATTTGATATCTGGGGAAGTGGAGAAGAGCTTCCATTAGGAGAAGACAAAAATAAATATGTAACTCGATTTAGAGAAAATATAGGCTTAGACAACCTAACCTATGGTGCAGCGTACTACCCTTGGGTTAAAACCAATATCATATCAATCAACGATATTGGATATGAGAACTTTAATTTAGATTCTTTAGAATCTCTTATTAATGAAGCACACAAACCTATCCTGCACAATATCAAAACTGCTACTAGCGAAAAGGAGAAAAAATATTGGGATGCAGGACTTAAAAATGCTAGTAAAGAATATAAGCTTCTACGTAAAACTATAGCAGACAGACTTAATGTATTGCCAGCAGCACCAGCTATGGCAGGGTTGTACACACGTACTGATAGAAGTAGAGGCGTATGGATAGCACCAGCTAACCAAAACCTAAATTCTGTTATTGAGCCTGCTATTAAGATTACGCATGAAGATCAAGAAACTCTTAACGTAGATGCTATAAGCGGAAAATCTATTAATGCTATCCGTGCATTTAGAGGAAGAGGATCTGCTATTGTTTGGGGGGCAAGAACGTTGGCAGGCAACAATGTAGAATGGCGCTATATTAACGTAAGGAGATTATTTATACTTATTGAACAGTCTATCAAACAAGCATCCTTCTCTGTTGTATTCCAACCTAACGTATCCATAACCTGGGCTATAGTAAAAGGAAGTATTGGTAACTTCTTAACCAACTTGTGGAGACAAGGTGCTTTAGTAGGAAACACTCCTTCTGAAGCCTTTACAGTAAGCTGTGGACTTGGTGAAACTATGACTCAAGAAGACATTAATGAAGGTATCATGCGAATAAAAGTTCAGGCAGCAGCTTCTAGACCAGCAGAGTTTATCGTCATTACATTTGAGCAAAAGATGGGCGGACAAGAAGGAAGTTAA
- the vgrG gene encoding type VI secretion system tip protein VgrG: protein MSTSATSSDLVNYFIKVGTKEIDKEFPIFSITVNKTINKIPYAKILLHDGDPAEQSFLISNSNIFEIGKVVEIQLGYQSDLTVVFEGVITKHSLKANNYTNPYLEVYCKDIAYQTTLVPKTISFADTTDSGALENILKNYEGDIEQHISSTTIKHEILAQQDTTDWDFINVRAEANGQVVIVDDGTLTTKKPNSSQTPSYTFTYGVDIYGLDLEMDASTQWQQAGGKIWKHDEQACEVVNASTVGEKSFGATSHAKLAGTNKQEPITFIHGGNVTKEEMKSFSTGLLELNRLAKIRGKVTVQGIADLKPDSTIKIDKGADNFEGNAYVSGVHHRLEGGQWFTDITVGLPNERYMRKYNNIAGLPAAGMLCPVYGLQIGIVKELYKQEDPDPNYRIFVNIPIIHQPNEGIWCRVASFYASKGIGAFIMPEKEDEVIIGFVNDDFRSPVIVGSLYSGSKHKTPIQQDPENNIKALVTRSKLEMTFNDKDKAIVFQTPGGRTISISDKSGTIEITNGNANKIILGKQNVEIISNKDIILNAKGSINLQATDSVQIKGNNKVELSGMNVSANATMKASLVGNSSAQVQSSMSTIIKGTIVQIN from the coding sequence ATGAGCACTTCCGCAACTTCTAGCGACTTAGTTAATTATTTTATTAAAGTTGGCACTAAAGAAATAGATAAAGAATTTCCTATTTTTTCTATTACTGTAAATAAGACCATTAATAAAATTCCTTATGCAAAAATTCTCTTGCATGATGGAGATCCTGCGGAACAGTCGTTTCTAATTAGTAATAGTAACATATTTGAAATAGGAAAAGTTGTAGAAATTCAATTAGGCTATCAGTCTGACTTAACGGTTGTATTTGAAGGTGTCATTACCAAACATAGTTTAAAAGCTAATAACTACACAAATCCCTATTTAGAAGTATATTGTAAAGATATTGCTTACCAAACTACCTTAGTTCCCAAAACAATTAGTTTTGCAGACACTACTGATAGTGGAGCTTTGGAGAACATATTGAAGAACTACGAAGGCGATATAGAGCAACATATTAGCTCTACAACAATCAAACATGAAATTCTAGCACAACAAGATACTACGGACTGGGATTTTATTAACGTGCGTGCAGAAGCTAACGGACAAGTAGTAATAGTAGATGATGGGACCCTTACTACAAAAAAGCCCAATAGTAGCCAAACACCTAGCTACACATTTACTTATGGGGTTGATATTTATGGGTTAGATTTAGAAATGGATGCCAGTACACAATGGCAACAAGCAGGCGGCAAAATATGGAAACATGATGAACAAGCATGTGAAGTTGTTAATGCAAGTACTGTGGGAGAAAAATCGTTTGGTGCTACTTCACATGCTAAACTAGCAGGTACTAACAAACAGGAACCTATTACGTTTATTCATGGAGGTAATGTTACTAAAGAAGAGATGAAAAGCTTCTCCACAGGCCTGTTGGAGCTTAACAGGTTAGCAAAAATCAGAGGAAAAGTGACTGTGCAAGGAATTGCTGATCTTAAACCAGACAGTACAATCAAAATTGATAAAGGGGCTGATAATTTTGAGGGCAATGCTTACGTAAGTGGGGTGCACCACCGGTTAGAAGGAGGACAATGGTTTACAGATATAACTGTGGGCCTGCCTAACGAACGTTATATGCGTAAATACAACAATATAGCAGGCCTCCCAGCAGCCGGAATGCTTTGTCCTGTCTACGGATTACAAATAGGTATAGTAAAAGAATTATATAAACAAGAAGACCCAGACCCTAATTACCGAATTTTTGTAAATATCCCTATCATTCACCAACCGAACGAGGGTATTTGGTGTAGAGTAGCTTCATTTTACGCTTCTAAAGGCATAGGTGCCTTTATTATGCCAGAAAAAGAAGATGAAGTTATCATTGGCTTTGTTAATGATGATTTTAGATCACCGGTCATAGTAGGCTCTCTATATAGTGGCAGTAAACATAAAACTCCTATTCAGCAAGACCCGGAAAATAATATCAAAGCACTGGTAACCAGAAGCAAGTTAGAGATGACTTTTAATGATAAAGATAAAGCAATTGTATTTCAAACTCCAGGAGGAAGGACTATTAGCATTTCTGACAAAAGTGGTACAATAGAAATTACGAATGGTAACGCGAACAAGATAATTCTAGGTAAGCAGAATGTTGAAATTATTAGTAATAAAGATATAATCTTAAATGCCAAAGGAAGTATCAACTTACAGGCAACAGACAGTGTACAGATAAAAGGAAACAATAAAGTAGAACTTAGTGGCATGAATGTATCTGCCAACGCAACAATGAAAGCTTCATTGGTAGGCAATTCAAGTGCGCAGGTACAATCTAGTATGTCTACTATAATAAAAGGAACTATAGTACAAATAAATTAA
- a CDS encoding DUF5908 family protein — protein MPVKIQELVIQTRIKPDNGSADKSTSAKAMQQDLIKLEKRLEYNCLQAMKTLLSQKQER, from the coding sequence ATGCCTGTTAAAATACAAGAATTAGTTATACAGACTAGAATAAAGCCTGACAATGGTTCTGCAGATAAGTCAACATCTGCTAAAGCTATGCAGCAAGATTTAATAAAACTTGAAAAGCGGCTAGAGTATAACTGTTTGCAAGCTATGAAAACTTTATTAAGCCAGAAACAAGAACGTTAA